The stretch of DNA CAacattattcaaaaataaataagaaaaagaaagcaACACggacgaagaagaagaacagcAAAACAGTATAGCCAAATTCAAACGATTGAAAAAAGACACACACACAACTAAAGCCAAAAGTGTGTAAGcagcaaaagaaaaaagaaagagccATGTATATATACAAATACAACAGAACACAGACGTACACACCTTCAGCGCCACGATCATAAAAAATGAGTCAATATCGAGATATAAGATCAAAAGGAGTAACTTTTAAGTAAAGAACAGAGAAGGAAAAGAACTCCAATGGCATGAAACATGAAGTTTGGCAGTGAGTCGGTGTGACACGTAGAAGAGAAGAGACAGACCCAATTCGACCTGGACTTGGGCCTGGGCCCGGATCAACAGAAAGATAAGCAAGACGTTATTGATGTAAATCCCGTAACGTGTCAacgtcttatttatttattttattttatttttgctaATGTGTCTTTTCAGTGATGAAGATGACAGTTGGGTTATGGAGTTTCAGTTTACGGGAGTAAGAGAATAatcaattaaatttgagtttagTTGTCTGAATAAAGAAGGAAATATTGAGTTTTGATGGTTAACGAAGATTGAATTGAATTTCAGAAGGAAAATAAAGCTTTCACTatgataattttataaatactccttatttataaaattttaccacttacaaaataatcaaaaaagtatatttcaaagtttgatttggaaaaatttgttgTTGTCATTTTCACTTCTCTTTCTCCCTCTCCTTCTCATCCCATCGTAGCCGCTCTCTCCGACCATCCACCTTCATGAATTAGCACCACATTCGATCAAGTTTTTCAGTTAAAATCTCATGAGTATGCATTACCACAACAAAGCTCATACCTAATAgcaatactttaaaattttacacatactatgatttttcaaaataataagtcTCACATACAACATTTGATACATTTTTTAGGTGAGCATTTGAGATCATGAGCTAATAAACTACAGCGAACTTTTGACTTTTGCTCAACATATAAGTAGTGAAATAGATCACATTGTAAAGATCGACTTTGATGTGCTAAactaaaatcactaaaagaaaaaggaaaaacgTGATAATTTTCCACCAAAAAAAAACTGCTATGTTTAGAAAGAAGCATAACCATTGTAGTAGCAACCAAGACAAGATTACGTAGCCTCAACTCTGCTCTAAATCCTCCGTCTATCATTTCTGTACTGTCCCAAACATCTAACCATCTACAACTCTCTTTTAGCACTCTCCTTTTGAAACTTGAATTACTTTCTCCAAAGCTGCACTCTTGTACATTCTGTGAATTGATCAAGTTCGTGAATCTTGTTAATCTTTGTCAACAAACGAAGACTCAGCAAGATCAATTGCACGAGCAAGACCAGCTGCTTTGTTTTCACATTCTCTCTGCTCGTCACCTGGATCGCTGTCAGCCACAATTCCAGCTCCAGCTTGAAGGTGAGCTACCCATTCTCGGCGTTTGTTTACATCCTTGTAGGAAAACATTGTATCATAACGAGTGCTTGTTGGGAAGACAATGGTTCTCAGAGCAAGGGCAATGTCCATGTCCCCGTTGAATGAAATGCCCCCAAATCCGCCACTGTATGCACCACGTCTTGTCACTTCTAGTTCATCAATTAGCTCCATGGCTTTCACCTAAATTTCAGCAGAGACAATGCAATTCAAGATAGAGACAAGGCTTTGCAAACACCACGATAATTTTCTTCTGAAAATCAACGTAAATTGCTGGATTATACAAGATTTAAAAATACATCAACTCATTGTGGCTTTGAAATCATTCTGAGAAAACATATCGGTGTCTTTGCAGGCCCTGtcattatcttttatttttaaagcatACATGTATGACTAGCAGTATGAGTAGGAGGGAAGAGAAATTTCAATCAAAACCTTTGGTGCTCCACTGACTGTGCCAACAGGCAAAGCCGCACGCAAAGCATCCCAGCTTGTTAAATCATCTAGTAACTCACCAGTAACCTGCataatgaaatgaaataaaataaaccaatcaAACACAACTTGTTCTCAAGAGTATGATGTAGTGATATGAAGTAGCTACACACAACACATTCCATGTGCCACTTTCGCTATGTAACAAATCATGTGTAGAAATTCCTGTTCATCACAATCTATGTCATTTAGTAAGAGAGATAGGGGACTTACAGTGGAACTAATATGCATGACATGAGAGTACCGCTCAATATTCATGAGCTTTTCAACCTTGACAGAACCAGACTTTGAGACCTGCAGCAAAGTAGAGTACATGATTCCAGCTTccaccaacaaatacaaattcaAAGGAAATCATGCAGATAGTAAAAAGGAACGTTCTACTAGATACAGGATCAAAAAGATACTAGGTGTACAAGTAAATGATGTACCTAAAAGTTTTCTActttaattgataaaaaaaataagcaaaagTACCTTCCCAACGTCATTCCTGCCCAAATCTACTAACATGATATGCTCTGCTCGTTGCTTTTCATCGTTCAAAAGCTGCTTTTCCAACATTAGGTCTTCTTTTGGTGTCTTGCCTCTTCTAATCGTCCCAGCAAGAGGCCGATTAGTAATTGTTCCCTATTGGAAAAAACAAGCAACGCTGGTCAAGATGCAGTTAGTAAAAAAGACAAAACAATATAATGAAAACCACAATAAACCAAATAATAAGACGAATGTTAATATTGTTGTAATGTTGTTACACAATAGGAGTTATATTGATGTaactaaaaaagaaaatcaGGGGAGTTAGGAGAGAAGAAAATCAGAGATACTAGACAATTCACTGGATCTATAAACTAACCTTCTTGACACGAGTGAGAATTTCAGGACTTGAAGCAACCAGAATACATCCTCTTGCCTGCTCGTTGTGGAGTAATGTTCATGTATCCTTATAAGGTCAatcttaataataaactataaaaaacaaaaaaaaaagtatgcaaCAGAACAAGTAGTCAAACCTGCAAATAAGTCATATAAGGACTTGGGTTAACAATCCTTAGTGCTCTATACACTTCAAATGGATCTGCAAATGTTCTCCGTTCAAAACGCTGACTTAACACAATCTGGAATATATCACCAGCCAAGATGTGTTCTTTGGCTTGCAAAACAGCCTCCTTGTATTCCTCACTTGTCATGCTTGAGTTTTCCAGTTTAGGACCGAATTGGCGGGTGTGCAAATTTATTGAACCTGCAGGAAGCCTTGGGCTGAAATAgacaataaaaattacatatttgaaaaaaaaaaacatcaagaAGAATGAGAAGCTTTGCACTAGTAACCTAGCCCACCAGTGCCTAATCCAACCTTACACTTACACAGGcaaaagtaaatatataaatattgggAAAGAAATAAGGGTAAACAGGTAGACTTACGTGACAACATCATGTACTCTAGATACTAAAGCTTCCAATCTGTTCATTCCATCATTAAAGGCCTCATCAACTGAAGCATATCGATCTAATCTCACCCAATGAATAATATATGCTTTCTGAGGTCAATGTCAAACATATAAAGAATCACTTTCATACAAAGCTTCTAATCTCTTCTAATGAAAATTTATAACAGGTCAACAAGCAAGTGAATTCTCATATTTCTTCTAGTGGAGTACATATTGCTTCACATCAATACCACAGAGTAAAGCATAGAAGATATTGCTCGAAAAAAGCATGGAACAAAACTTCCCAAAAATCATTCAAATCTGCAtgaatttcttttgtattttctGCTCCTTGACAATAAGTAATTGTTTAGAGAGTACAAGAAATCTAACATGAAATTTCAACAATTAAAAATGAAGGAATCGAAATGCATGAAACGGAAGATATTATAATGAAAGAACACTGAAAGAGATAATAAGTATAAAATACCTTCTCCACATGATCAAAAACAATCACATCATCATAAAGGCCTAGATGAACATCTGGAAGGTTTCTGTCATCCAGTGGAGCAGAAGAAAATGGTAGTTTTTTCTTCTCCGCATAACGCACTGTGTCATATGAGAAGTAACCAACCCACCCACCTAATCAAAGAGTAACCCCTCATTAAGTCCTCCATTGCCTTTAATATTGGAGACCAACGTATCTATATGACAAATACACTAAATAAAACTGAACTCAACCCAAAGTGTGCCGATTGAGAATAGCTAGAGCCAACACAAATGTGAAAAAATATGATCTGTGCATTTTAATTATACAATTAAGAGTAACAAAAaccagaaaagaaaaatatatacccGAAATACCTAGCAATGTACTTTAGTTTCATGCCTACAATTAGATGACAGTGGCAGAATTTAATGCCTCAGAAAGATTGAAGGTTCAGCAAGAGGAAATAAATAtcaaagtaattaatttttgtttccgttatatataataataagcaACATAAAAGGTTTTCCATCTGGTGATCTTACCACAAAATGCTTCTGGGAGTTCATCAAGGAGCTGAGGTGTCCACCCTTCCATAATTCTACGAGGAACAGTCATTGGATCTTCCACGATCTCCTCCTTCCTACACCCTTCCTCATGGTCCATAATAGTTACCATATTCTCTTTCGCTACAATTTCGATGGTTGGCTGAGCTCCAACTACACTGTACCGCCCCTAAAAACGTTAAAGCATAAGAATTGAATGTCTACATTGGGGGAAAACAACACACACATACTTGAACAAGACTAAAATACTCTTACAATGCTAGAGGCCCGCAAGCCCGGCTCAACAGACTCAAAAAGAAAGCTTGGAGCATCTCTGTCATCCTCCTTAACCAAACATCGGTATGCAAGAACCGGAGTTAGATGATCCGAGAATATGGTTTGATACAGAGGAATTAAATTCCCCTTTTTAGAAGCTTCTAAAAATCGTTCTGACTGATCAACTGAATGAAATGAATCACAGCAATCAAAACCCATCATCGAAGAATAAAGAAAACAGTCAACATTGTTAACTTCAGTAAAAGTATCAAATACTAATATTTGTAACCAAAACCATTATATATTTTGCCtgatgatacaattaaaaaaaagtacaatcttcaaagtaatatatatatatatagtcattAATACAAGTTCTCAATCCAACttctaaggaaaaaaaaaatatcagaaACGCAAGTTCATCTTCATCAACCAGCCGGAACCAGAGAATGGTAACATAGATCACTTTGAAGACGAAGAAAGTTAAagaccaaaaaaataaaattttacctGCTGAAAGTGATGATAACGCCATGCATCTGACTGTACGGGCACGCGAGCAAAAGCCGGTTCCAGTAAGAGCAAGTGAGCTGGAGACTGATCTGCCATTAAGGCTGACGGATACCAGCGATGGTAAACAAATGGCTGAAGTAAGCTGAGAAGATAGGGTTTCCATGGTGCGAAGGAAGGAGAAGATGGCGTTAGTTAATGGAGTTTGCTGAGTGAAAGAATGGCTTCTCTCCGGTCAGGTGGTGGTGGTAGTGGCTCTTCGAGCTCGAGTGGTTCAAACGATGAGATTTGACAGCCGTGATTTTGGGGCCACTAAGGTCCAATCAATGAGCCTAGGCCAGTTTCAACCAGCTAAGTCAATTGGGCTCCTTCTGGGCTCTTTCTCCAATCTATTTCCTGGGTCGGTTTGtgctttttacaaaaataactatttttttttttaagattgttttttacattttcaaaattaaagtggcgtttggtaacactttttgaatgagttttctgtttttaaaagtagaaaaatgaaaatatttttcaaaaacatgttctataaaactttttttgtttttcaattttataattagaaatcaaaattttaaaaacaaaaaaaaaaattactttcaatatttttttaaactattttttttcgtaatcaatcttttggattacgaccagaccTGGACCGAATCTCCTCCCCACGGCCCTGGCGTTGAACCCGGCTTCTGATCCGAACCTGAATCCGacctcggacctagacccgacttaaataaaatcaaaaaataaaaatgaaaatgaactttacagaacacacttttgttttctgtttttaaaattgataaaCAAAAAttgttacagaacgcatttttgtttttcaaaaataaggtgccgtttgataacacttttttaatcagttttctgtttctaaaattgaaaaagtgaaaatatttttcaaaaacatgttctataaaactgtttttactttttcaattttttaattgagaatcaaaattttaaaaacataaaaaaatcactttcaatatttttattacagaacgcatttttgtttttcaaaagcaaaaattttactttcattttgtgattaaaaaattaaaaaaacaaaagtgttaccaaacggcacctaaattttttaaaaacaaaaattttactttcattttgtgattaaaaaattgaaaaataaaagtgtaagTGTGCGTTTGGTAAcaattttttaatcagttttttatttttaaaattagaatactgaaaatatttttaaaatcatactttataaaactatttttacttttttaattttttaattaagaatctaaattttaaaaattaaaaaaaaaaatcacttttaaatttttttgaattttttttaattaatattttagactccGAATCTAACTTAGACTTTGGAAACTGAACCCAGACCCGACCCTAGACTTGGACTCGCCCCCGGACATAGCCTCAAactcgacttaaataaaatcaacaaataaaaataaaaataaaatttacagaatacaattatattttttgttttcaaaattaaaaaataaaagtggttatagaacacagttttatttttcaataacaaaaatttaaaataaaaattttacttttatttttgtaattaaaaaatttaaaaacaaaagtattCCCAAATACCAccttaattttcaaaattactaaaatactataaaagaaaataaataactaaagcAACTAAAAATAACTAGAACACCTAAACAACAAAAAGAGAATAATtatggtggcgtttggtaacacttttgttttttaattttaaaaacagaaaaataaaagtagattttttgtttttaaaattttgttttttaaaaacaaaaatgtgttctataaccacttttatttttaaattttaaaaacagaaaacaaaagtatgttctctaaccacttttattttgtacttttaaaaacaaaaaaataaaaatgtgttttgtagtcatttttattttttaatattcaaaacaaaaaacatgaatttcttttctttttgctttttttaaataaaaaaattatgaatattatttttatttttaaataaatgtataaagattaaaaatcaaataaaaaacacTCATCAACATCTTAAAAAAACTGGTATTTTGAAATCACGAAACTCATTATTTATAACACAAAACCAacaaaaatcataataaaatatgaattaatagttgtccaatcttgaagaaaaatattaaaaaccgACAAGAGTCATAACACCTACTTTCATGACCATGCAACACTTCCATTACATACTCACGTCCTGATAAGGCCGAATTTCTACACACTTCTTTAGATAGATATAATTGATTGTACTCCGCTCAAGCAAACAAAACTAATAACTCTCCAAACTCATTGTGTGAATTATCAAGAAGTagattatttttgttgaatGGTGAAACATTTGAAGACATTATTTTATCTTGAAGAGCTTTGGAGACAAAATATATAATCAACAATAATAGTAACATGATATTATTATTGGACAAGCTTGTCTGCAAAAGGAAATATATAATcaacaataatagtaatatgaTAGTAACAATAATAGTACATTACAGAGTTGGCTGTATTAAGAGCTGCAAGAGAACCAAACAACTCAATGGTATTAATTTGTTCCTTCTTATCCACTAGCTATATTAGAAAATCCTCTACTTACAAGCACAGGGAATCCATTGGACAAGCTTGTCTGCAAAAAAACACACGCAcccaattatattattattcataaatgGTATATGATCATATTAAACCTTGTAAATTTTATAAAGAGAAAATAGTTTAGTAATTTACCATAACCATAGCAAAACTTTCCATGCCTGAAGATGAAACCTGAAATGTTTGGAAAAGGAAGTCCCTATAAGCTGCATTGTCTACAAAAATATTAGATGTTGAACCCTTAAGTCCCACAACTAACTTGGGCTTTTTCTCCAAACACAAAGTTGAATTCACACACTGTTTCAGTTCCATCTCCTGAAAGATTTGCTCAATTATGATAATAATTGCCTATGACATACTAGAGTGACGATGGAGGAGAGAACAAGGCTATTGTACTTATAAAAAGACCAAATGCTTAGTTGGTAAAATAGTAGTAATCATAAATTAATACCATCATATGCTCATAAATTTCAGTTGTCACATCAGAGTATGTATAAGAACAAGATTAAAACTCTTCACTGCAACTATTACAATCCCAATTGGCTCACTCCCATAAATCTCTCTACCCATCCAATCAGTATAATAACACTAGTTCAGATACTACAAACCAATACTACTGCTACTACAAATCATGCACTAATTCAGATACTACAAATCATGATCAAATTGATCATGATATCATCACTACCAGTACTACTACTAATCATGACCATCATCTCTACCAGTACTCCtcctcactactacaaaattgggctttagaggcggtttttaagggctttcagcgtcggtattggcgaaattcgctaccgacgctatTCCGGGTGACGCTAAAGGGTTACaaacaaccgacgccataggacccctatggcgtcggttattatgaaataaccgacgccatagggtcttcctatggttttttttttcagcttccaattttgtattttagcataatttatatatattattttattattaatataattaaattaagtataaattatatataataactataaatacaaattaaattgaaaagttgAATAAATACACATCTACATTACtctaagtgtttgtatattagctatctttttattaatattttatattatgtgtttgtatttttgtagtatattagtatatttttataattttttttaatatattagtatCATTTTTGTAGTGTATTGTATTTTTGTAGATAAAGGGTTAAAATttgcatgaaattttttaaaaactttgaacattattaataacttttgatCCGGTTGTCCGCTTGaggcgattttttttttttttttgaacttgggtattttttgtgttttattttgctattttacttAACATAAACTAATAGAATTCTTATTTTAAGTATTagaattaatgtttataatgtatttgtttttttttttttttttgaagaaaagcgtGCATTATATAAGCATAAAACAGTTAGACCTGTCGATCATTACAGAAAATATAGTCGGGCAAGGAGGTCGGCAGCAAAGTACCAAACCTCTGAAGGGAAAAAGCCCACTTGGCCACATTATGTGCCGCAAAATTACTAAGTCTACTCACATGTTCATAACTACAACCGATAAAGGAGGGAGCAATTCTATTACAAAAGGAGACGTAGTTCTCAAGCTCCCAAGGGGAATCTTTCCCATTGAGGGCGTTGATCACTACCCTCGAATCACTCTCAACAATAATATAATGGAAACCAAGAGTCCTAGCCGCCTGTAAGGCCAAGCAGCACGCCGCAGCTTCCCCGCAGAGAGCATCAGCAAACTCCAACTTAGAAGTAGTCACCCCGATCACCTTGCCAACATGATCCCTTGCAACCACAGCTGCACACATGCTATCCATTCCTACTCTGATGTCACAGATCAGCTTCAACCAATCCTGAGGGGGAGGACGCCAAACATCGGACGGGCACAACTTGGGGCAAGGGAGTAAGTAAGCTTggtgatctgcaaaggaaaaacGGATAGAGTCAAtacatttaaaaatatcaaCAGAGCTATTGTTGTGTACCTTATCATTCCGCGTTTGCCAAATCTTGTCAATTATTATTGAAGCATACAGGAAGGCCTCGTCAGCATTAACGCCTTTGCTTTTTAGGTCCCACAAAAACTTGACCCAATCCCACATTCTAATACCAGTATCACAAATGGGGTAGATACCCCAAGGGGTTGACCTCCATAAACGATAGGCAAAGTCACAAGACAGGAAAAGATGCTCCATGGTTTCGATTGTTGCTCCACACAACGGGCATCTGTCATCCTCAATAGGAAATTTTCTTGCTATGATCTCACGGACAGGGAGAGCCTTAGAGAGGATACACCACCAAAGAACCTTGAGCCGCTCAGGGATTTTACTATTCCACAGTTTGTTCCATAAGGCTGGGGCAACCTCACAAGAACTCGCGCGATCTGCAGCTTGGGCCCTATAGGCTGATTTGCTAGAAAAATAGCCATTAGATTCTAAGGTCCAGCACCAATTGTCCTCTCCAATGCCTGAAGGACTACCTCCTTTCAAGATAGCCGAAATAGTCTCATTATCAAATAAGTTGTTAAGCTTTTGGATATCCCAACCCCCATCCGGTTGCAGGAGATCAGCGACTCTTAAATCCTCCTTCATTAAGGGGCCTCTTGGCCGGGGTAAAAAGCCTTTCAAATGGCCTATCCAAGGGTCATGCCAAACCTTCGTATCCTTGCCATCCTTTATTCGCTTACATGCCCCTTTGCGAATAATAGATCTTGCTTTAGTCACATTCTTCCAAAACCACGAGTCCGAAGCTTTCGGCTTACAGTCCAAAAAGTGTCGGCCCTTAAGATATTTGGCTTCCAAAATCCGACAACATAAGGATTGGTTTCCTGTCAGAAGGTTCCACCCCCATTTAGCCAGGAAAGCCTGGTTCATTTCTTTTGATTTCCGGAACCCCAGCCCCCCTAATGACTTGGGGAGGCACAATTTGTCCCAAGCTTTCAGGTATAACCCATGATTACCCTTCTCAGAGCCCCACCAGAAGTCCCGGACCAAACTGTCAATCTTCGTAGCTAGACGGTTGGAGAGCTTAGTAGTTTGCATTGCATACATAGGTAGAGAAAGGCCTACGGATTTGATAAGCGTCGCTCTACCCGCTTTTGAAAGAGTCTTAGCTTTCCAACCGTGTAATTTTGAAGTCAGGTTATCGAGTATGAAGTTAAAATCAGCATCCTTTTGTCTCGATCTGAAAAGAGGGAGGCCTAAATACCTGACATTTCCTTCCGGAGATCCAATACCCAGCATAGCCTTGATCCCTTGCTTCATGTTATTGGGGGTATTCTTGCTAAAGAAAATGGAAGTCTTCATTTTATTCACCTTCTGACCAGACCAGGAGCAAAACTTCTCAAGACAATCCCAGTAACCTTTGGCCTCCTCAAGATTGGCTTTACCAACCAGAATGAGGTCATCAGCGAAGAAAATATGAGATATCAAAGGGCCTCCCCTACTCAGCCTGATGCCACTAATAGATTTCTTAGCTTGGGCATCTTCCAGAAGCCTAGATAATATGTCCGCCGCCCAAATGAAGAGGTAGGGAGAAAGGGGGTCCCCTTGGCGAAGACCACGCGAGGGGATAATCTTTCCAAATTGGCCTCCATTAATGCAAATGTTGAGAGTGGTGGTAGATATACACTGAGAAACCCAATTCCAAAATTCCGATGGCACCCCAAAACAGTCTATAACATGATCAATAAATCTCCAACTCATCTTATCATAGGCTTTCATAAGGTCAATCTTAATAGCAAACAGACCTTCTCTTCCTTTCTTCCTATTAAAAGAGTGAATAATTTCCTGGGCAATCACATTATTATCTTGGATGTTCCTCCCAGGAACGAAAGCTGCTTGCGTAGGGCAGATGAGTTTAGGTAACACTGGTTTGATTCTGTTAGCAATAATCTTGGATATTACCTTGTAAACCACATTGCAGAGAGAGATTGGACGATACTGACTGGGTCTCTTCGGGTTGTGAACCTTAGGGATAAGGACAATATTGGTAGCATTGACACCTTTATGCATACGTCCTGAATGGAAGAAATCCAAGACCGCTTCATAGAAATCATTCTCAACAGATTCCCAATAGTGTTTGAAGAACAATACAGACATTCCATCTGGCCCCGGGGCTTTGTTATTACTCATGGAAAACAGGGTGGCCTTAATTTCCTCGCGAGAGGGTTGTCTAATGAGCTCAGACTGGTCTTCCAAAGAAAGTCTATCGTGGATTAAGTCAGTGCAATTCATCTCAATGTTAGTTTCCAATCCCGTGAAAATTCCTTGGAAAAATTCCATGAATTCATTGCCTATATCCAATCTCTTATTGATCCACATATTGTTTTTGTTGAGAATGCACTCAATGGCATTCCTTCTCCCTCTGATAGAGGCAGAAAGAAAGAAGAACTTAGAACACTTATCACCTTCTTTCAGCCAAGAGACCCTGGCCCTTTGCTTCCAGTAAAGGTCCTTTCGAACACGGGCCTCATTAAGAGAGCTCCTGAGATTTCTTTCAGTCTCCCAATCTCTAGAGCCCACTGGGAGCTTTTGAATATGATCCAGTCTCCTTTCCAGATCACGAATCATAGTATCAATTTTTCCAAATTGGGACCTGTTCCAGTGTAAGAGAGCGACTCTAGTAGCCCCAATTTTCTTGAAGATCCGGGCCGGAGCCCAGTTGTAACTAACCGACTTCCATGCGGAGTCCACCACTAGCCGACTCCTTTCGTCCCTAGTCCAGGCTTCCTCAAACTTAAAACTCCTTCGGATTTTGTCCTCCAAACCCCCAGAGAGTAGGCACAGAGGACGGTGATCCGAATTTGAGGTCTGGTAAGAGCAGAGAGCCGCCTTTGGGAAAAGACTAA from Cannabis sativa cultivar Pink pepper isolate KNU-18-1 chromosome 2, ASM2916894v1, whole genome shotgun sequence encodes:
- the LOC115718896 gene encoding anthranilate synthase alpha subunit 2, chloroplastic isoform X1 — translated: METLSSQLTSAICLPSLVSVSLNGRSVSSSLALTGTGFCSRARTVRCMALSSLSAVDQSERFLEASKKGNLIPLYQTIFSDHLTPVLAYRCLVKEDDRDAPSFLFESVEPGLRASSIGRYSVVGAQPTIEIVAKENMVTIMDHEEGCRKEEIVEDPMTVPRRIMEGWTPQLLDELPEAFCGGWVGYFSYDTVRYAEKKKLPFSSAPLDDRNLPDVHLGLYDDVIVFDHVEKKAYIIHWVRLDRYASVDEAFNDGMNRLEALVSRVHDVVTPRLPAGSINLHTRQFGPKLENSSMTSEEYKEAVLQAKEHILAGDIFQIVLSQRFERRTFADPFEVYRALRIVNPSPYMTYLQARGCILVASSPEILTRVKKGTITNRPLAGTIRRGKTPKEDLMLEKQLLNDEKQRAEHIMLVDLGRNDVGKVSKSGSVKVEKLMNIERYSHVMHISSTVTGELLDDLTSWDALRAALPVGTVSGAPKVKAMELIDELEVTRRGAYSGGFGGISFNGDMDIALALRTIVFPTSTRYDTMFSYKDVNKRREWVAHLQAGAGIVADSDPGDEQRECENKAAGLARAIDLAESSFVDKD
- the LOC115718896 gene encoding anthranilate synthase alpha subunit 2, chloroplastic isoform X2; translated protein: MTEMLQAFFLSLLSRACGPLAFVVGAQPTIEIVAKENMVTIMDHEEGCRKEEIVEDPMTVPRRIMEGWTPQLLDELPEAFCGGWVGYFSYDTVRYAEKKKLPFSSAPLDDRNLPDVHLGLYDDVIVFDHVEKKAYIIHWVRLDRYASVDEAFNDGMNRLEALVSRVHDVVTPRLPAGSINLHTRQFGPKLENSSMTSEEYKEAVLQAKEHILAGDIFQIVLSQRFERRTFADPFEVYRALRIVNPSPYMTYLQARGCILVASSPEILTRVKKGTITNRPLAGTIRRGKTPKEDLMLEKQLLNDEKQRAEHIMLVDLGRNDVGKVSKSGSVKVEKLMNIERYSHVMHISSTVTGELLDDLTSWDALRAALPVGTVSGAPKVKAMELIDELEVTRRGAYSGGFGGISFNGDMDIALALRTIVFPTSTRYDTMFSYKDVNKRREWVAHLQAGAGIVADSDPGDEQRECENKAAGLARAIDLAESSFVDKD
- the LOC115718531 gene encoding bark storage protein A-like is translated as MELKQCVNSTLCLEKKPKLVVGLKGSTSNIFVDNAAYRDFLFQTFQVSSSGMESFAMVMTSLSNGFPVLVSRGFSNIASG